The Watersipora subatra chromosome 1, tzWatSuba1.1, whole genome shotgun sequence genome has a window encoding:
- the LOC137401556 gene encoding perilipin-4-like has protein sequence MSGENAVGTQYRGEENAVGTQYRGEENAVGTQYRGEENAVGTQYRGEENAVGTQYRGEENAVGTQYRGEENAVGTQYRGEENAVGTQYRGEENAVGTQYRGEENAVGTQYRGEENAVGTQYRGEENAVGTQYRGEENAVGTQYRGEENAVGTQYRGGENAVGTQYRGGENAVGTQYRGEENAVGTQYRGGENAVGTQYRGGENAVGTQYRGEENAVGTQYRGEENAVGTQYRGEENAVGTQYRGEENAVGTQYRGEENAVGTQYRGEENAVGTQYRGGENAVGTQYRGEENAVGTQYRGEENAVGTQYRGEENAVGTQYRGEENAVGTQYRGEENAVGTQYRGGENAVGTQYRGGENAVGTQYRGEENAVGTQYRGEENAVGTQYRGGENAVGTQYRGGENAVGTQYRGEENAVGTQYRGGENAVGTQYRGGENAVGTQYRGEENAVGTQYRGEENAVGTQYRGEENAVGTQYRGEENAVGTQYRGGENAVGTQYRGGENAVGTQYRGEENAVGTQYRGGENAVGTQYRGGENAVGTQYRGEENAVGTQYRGEENAVGTQYRGEENAVGTQYRGEENAVGTQYRGEENAVGTQYRGEENAVGTQYRGGENAVGTQYRGEENAVGTQYRGEENAVGTQYRGEENAVGTQYRGEENAVGTQYRGEENAVGTQYKGLDMFMHLP, from the coding sequence ATGAGCGGGGAGAATGCTGTGGGAACACAGTATAGAGGTGAGGAGAATGCTGTGGGAACACAGTATAGAGGCGAGGAGAATGCTGTGGGAACACAGTATAGAGGCGAGGAGAATGCTGTGGGAACACAGTATAGAGGTGAGGAGAATGCTGTGGGAACACAGTATAGAGGTGAGGAGAATGCTGTGGGAACACAGTATAGAGGTGAGGAGAATGCTGTGGGAACACAGTATAGAGGTGAGGAGAATGCTGTGGGAACACAGTATAGAGGCGAGGAGAATGCTGTGGGAACACAGTATAGAGGCGAGGAGAATGCTGTGGGAACACAGTATAGAGGTGAGGAGAATGCTGTGGGAACACAGTATAGAGGTGAGGAGAATGCTGTGGGAACACAGTATAGAGGTGAGGAGAATGCTGTGGGAACACAGTATAGAGGTGAGGAGAATGCTGTGGGAACACAGTATAGAGGTGGGGAGAATGCTGTGGGAACACAGTATAGAGGTGGGGAGAATGCTGTGGGAACACAGTATAGAGGTGAGGAGAATGCTGTGGGAACACAGTATAGAGGTGGGGAGAATGCTGTGGGAACACAGTATAGAGGTGGGGAGAATGCTGTGGGAACACAGTATAGAGGCGAGGAGAATGCTGTGGGAACACAGTATAGAGGTGAGGAGAATGCTGTGGGAACACAGTATAGAGGTGAGGAGAATGCTGTGGGAACACAGTATAGAGGTGAGGAGAATGCTGTGGGAACACAGTATAGAGGTGAGGAGAATGCTGTGGGAACACAGTATAGAGGTGAGGAGAATGCTGTGGGAACACAGTATAGAGGTGGGGAGAATGCTGTGGGAACACAGTATAGAGGTGAGGAGAATGCTGTGGGAACACAGTATAGAGGTGAGGAGAATGCTGTGGGAACACAGTATAGAGGCGAGGAGAATGCTGTGGGAACACAGTATAGAGGCGAGGAGAATGCTGTGGGAACACAGTATAGAGGTGAGGAGAATGCTGTGGGAACACAGTATAGAGGTGGGGAGAATGCTGTGGGAACACAGTATAGAGGTGGGGAGAATGCTGTGGGAACACAGTATAGAGGTGAGGAGAATGCTGTGGGAACACAGTATAGAGGTGAGGAGAATGCTGTGGGAACACAGTATAGAGGTGGGGAGAATGCTGTGGGAACACAGTATAGAGGTGGGGAGAATGCTGTGGGAACACAGTATAGAGGTGAGGAGAATGCTGTGGGAACACAGTATAGAGGTGGGGAGAATGCTGTGGGAACACAGTATAGAGGTGGGGAGAATGCTGTGGGAACACAGTATAGAGGCGAGGAGAATGCTGTGGGAACACAGTATAGAGGTGAGGAGAATGCTGTGGGAACACAGTATAGAGGTGAGGAGAATGCTGTGGGAACACAGTATAGAGGTGAGGAGAATGCTGTGGGAACACAGTATAGAGGTGGGGAGAATGCTGTGGGAACACAGTATAGAGGTGGGGAGAATGCTGTGGGAACACAGTATAGAGGTGAGGAGAATGCTGTGGGAACACAGTATAGAGGTGGGGAGAATGCTGTGGGAACACAGTATAGAGGTGGGGAGAATGCTGTGGGAACACAGTATAGAGGCGAGGAGAATGCTGTGGGAACACAGTATAGAGGTGAGGAGAATGCTGTGGGAACACAGTATAGAGGTGAGGAGAATGCTGTGGGAACACAGTATAGAGGTGAGGAGAATGCTGTGGGAACACAGTATAGAGGTGAGGAGAATGCTGTGGGAACACAGTATAGAGGTGAGGAGAATGCTGTGGGAACACAGTATAGAGGTGGGGAGAATGCTGTGGGAACACAGTATAGAGGTGAGGAGAATGCTGTGGGAACACAGTATAGAGGTGAGGAGAATGCTGTGGGAACACAGTATAGAGGCGAGGAGAATGCTGTGGGAACACAGTATAGAGGCGAGGAGAATGCTGTGGGAACACAGTATAGAGGTGAGGAGAATGCTGTGGGAACACAGTATAAAGGTTTAGATATGTTTATGCACCTGCCATAA